TTATCCAAAGAAAATAGAAACCGCTTTCTTACAGAGAGTGAATGATTATACGGATAAAGTAAGGGCTTTTAATGAAAAATATAATATTGTGTCCGACTGCGTCCCGATTACACCACCTGCATCTCTAAAATGTATCCACGGAAAGGTAAGGCTGATAACGCCGGATCCTAACTAACAATAAAGCAAAGGTTCTATATCAAATCGAAAAAAGCTCTGTCTACGGACGGAGCTTTTATATTTATTTTGACAGGTCAATAGTGAATTTTGCTTCGCAGCGAATTGATTATTCACTATTCACTTGACAGCCTAAAATTGATGATCTTTCACATTCTCTTTATACCATGATGAGTATTTCACATAGTTGTCTGCAATTCTGTTCACTTCTCCTTCCAATAACTGTGCATTGATGTCTTTGATCTTTCTTGCAGGAACTCCACCCCACACTTCTCCGGATTTGATATGAGTACCCTGCGTAACTACAGAACCCGCTCCTACAATAGAATTTTCTTCTACTAAACAATCATCCATCACAATAGCGCCCATCCCTATCAGGACATTATCTTTAATAGTACATCCGTGTACAATGGCATTATGCCCGATAGACACATTATTTCCAATATTCAGTGGATGCTTCTTGTAAGTACAATGCAGCATTGCATTATCCTGAACATTGACCTTATCTCCCATTTTAATGTAATGTACATCTCCTCTGATGACTGCATTATACCAAACGCTGCAGTCTTTTCCCATGGTAACATCTCCAATAATGGTAGCCGTTTCTGCTAAAAAGGTGTTTTCTCCAATTTGTGGTGCTTTTCCTAAGAGTTCTTTTATAAGTGCCATAAGTATTAATTTGAAAATTTGAAAAATATGCCGGTTTGAAAATTAAAATATACTATCTTTTTATGTATATAAGTTCTAAATTACAGTGATAGCAAAAATCTAACTCTCAATTTTCAGCTTCTGACTTCTAATGCGTATTTTTGTATCTCAAATTTAACGAAAAAATGCGTACCGTACTTATAGAACCTACCGAAAACCCGAAAGTAATGAAATTTGTTACAGATTACAATCTCATTCCGGGGTCTTTAGAGTTGGACAGAAATTCAGATATATCAGAAATTCCTTTAGCTCAGGAACTTTTCAATTATCCGTTTGTGGAGAGAATTTTCATTACAGCTAATTTTGTGGCTGTAGCAAAACAGGATACCATAGAATGGGAACATGTAGCTGAAAGTCTGAAAAATGTAATTGAGGACGAATTATTGGCTAACCCAAGAATTTATCTTCAGAAGAAAAAAGAAATGTATCAGATCTATGCTGAAATGACTCCGAATCCTAATGTAATGAAATTTGTTTCGAGTAAATTACTTATGGATGGATTTGTGGAAGTAAAATCAAGAGATACTGCTGATGGAGTTCCTTTGGCGGAGGCTATCTTTAAAGAATTTGATTTTGCAACGGAGGTTTTCATTTCTGATAATTTTGTGGCAGTTACAAGAAATAATTCTGTAGAGTGGCACCAGGTAATGATGGCTGTTCGCGGTCTTATTGCTGAATATCTTCAAAACG
The nucleotide sequence above comes from Chryseobacterium sp. 7. Encoded proteins:
- a CDS encoding gamma carbonic anhydrase family protein — encoded protein: MALIKELLGKAPQIGENTFLAETATIIGDVTMGKDCSVWYNAVIRGDVHYIKMGDKVNVQDNAMLHCTYKKHPLNIGNNVSIGHNAIVHGCTIKDNVLIGMGAIVMDDCLVEENSIVGAGSVVTQGTHIKSGEVWGGVPARKIKDINAQLLEGEVNRIADNYVKYSSWYKENVKDHQF
- a CDS encoding NifU family protein, which codes for MRTVLIEPTENPKVMKFVTDYNLIPGSLELDRNSDISEIPLAQELFNYPFVERIFITANFVAVAKQDTIEWEHVAESLKNVIEDELLANPRIYLQKKKEMYQIYAEMTPNPNVMKFVSSKLLMDGFVEVKSRDTADGVPLAEAIFKEFDFATEVFISDNFVAVTRNNSVEWHQVMMAVRGLIAEYLQNGGEIANVEPQKHENPVEKIINRDYTEDEQKISDILNEYVAPAVENDGGKISLMEYDQENKTAKMLLQGACSGCPSSTATLKNGIENILKQFVPDLVERVEAVNG